One segment of Neobacillus endophyticus DNA contains the following:
- a CDS encoding EAL domain-containing protein: protein MYSQPSEIFSAIEKSNLYTYLKGLNNRGRKEFLYYKRLKELHKIMKRNDLDTFFQPILDLNTGETMAFEALNRPAVTNVFPNTEEFYEFVGQSNQVFLFECFCRNLSLKRFISRLKGAVMQGNPLIFLNIHPNVLLDSHYHSGETLQLLAELGIEPQQVVFELTERSAVTDFTLFEKVLSNYRSQGFRIAIDDVGSGYNSLKTLIYLKPEFIKLDRSLIQTIDQNLEQQQLVTLIVEYAKQSATEIIAEGIERIEELAFISEHGVHYGQGYALGRPFEEIKPGKIPAYSR from the coding sequence ATGTACAGTCAACCCAGCGAGATTTTTTCAGCAATAGAGAAAAGTAATTTATATACCTATTTAAAAGGTTTAAACAACAGAGGCAGGAAAGAGTTTTTATATTATAAAAGGTTGAAGGAATTACATAAAATCATGAAAAGAAATGATTTGGATACGTTTTTTCAGCCAATACTTGATTTAAACACTGGGGAAACGATGGCGTTTGAAGCTTTAAACCGCCCGGCGGTTACGAATGTATTTCCAAATACCGAAGAGTTTTATGAATTTGTAGGACAATCCAATCAAGTATTTTTATTTGAATGTTTTTGCAGAAATCTTTCGCTCAAAAGATTTATTAGTAGATTAAAAGGGGCTGTGATGCAAGGAAACCCATTGATATTCCTCAATATCCATCCCAATGTTTTACTGGATTCCCATTATCATAGCGGTGAAACGCTTCAACTTTTAGCTGAGCTTGGGATTGAACCGCAGCAGGTTGTTTTTGAATTGACAGAGAGAAGTGCCGTAACCGACTTTACCCTTTTTGAAAAAGTTCTTTCCAATTACCGTTCACAAGGGTTCCGGATCGCCATTGATGATGTGGGTTCTGGATATAATAGTTTAAAAACATTAATATATTTAAAACCTGAATTTATAAAATTGGATAGGTCACTGATCCAAACTATTGATCAAAATCTCGAACAACAGCAGCTGGTGACGTTAATAGTCGAGTATGCCAAACAATCTGCTACTGAAATCATTGCGGAAGGAATAGAGAGAATAGAAGAACTGGCCTTTATCAGTGAACATGGTGTCCATTACGGTCAAGGATATGCACTGGGAAGACCCTTTGAAGAAATAAAGCCAGGGAAGATTCCAGCGTATTCACGTTGA
- a CDS encoding undecaprenyl-diphosphate phosphatase, whose translation MNLIQTLILAIIQGITELFPISSVAHGVLTPYVFHWDLDQEFLKEHFLPYVVMLHLGTALALLLFFWRDWVDMLKSLFSGSKKVLILVIVATLPAAIIGLVLEKPLTRLFSNVTTAAIFLIVNGFFLYFGEKLRSKGTKEIEELSIKQAVIIGLFQSLALIPGFSRSGSSMTAGFWSGLKHEASARFSMLLATPIIAGASILEVPKILKSHTPGLMQMSLIGGVVAGVSAFISVWILMRWFKTKEINAMRPFAYYCWAVGILVLVSRLI comes from the coding sequence TTGAATTTAATTCAGACACTTATACTAGCCATCATCCAAGGAATAACAGAATTATTTCCGATCAGCAGCGTTGCCCATGGAGTTCTTACTCCCTATGTATTTCATTGGGATTTAGACCAAGAATTTTTAAAAGAACACTTTCTCCCATACGTCGTTATGCTCCATTTAGGAACGGCCCTTGCTTTGTTATTGTTTTTCTGGAGAGATTGGGTAGACATGCTCAAATCATTATTTAGCGGCAGCAAAAAGGTGTTGATCCTGGTCATTGTTGCAACACTGCCAGCCGCTATCATCGGTCTTGTTCTAGAAAAACCATTAACAAGATTGTTTAGTAATGTGACCACAGCTGCAATATTTTTAATTGTAAATGGATTTTTCCTTTATTTCGGAGAGAAGCTTCGTTCTAAAGGAACAAAGGAAATTGAAGAATTATCGATTAAGCAAGCAGTTATAATTGGATTGTTCCAATCATTAGCTCTTATTCCTGGTTTTTCTCGTTCAGGTTCCAGTATGACAGCCGGGTTCTGGTCCGGATTAAAACATGAAGCATCCGCTCGTTTCTCGATGCTGTTAGCTACTCCCATCATTGCGGGAGCCAGTATCCTAGAAGTTCCAAAAATTTTAAAATCACATACACCTGGGTTAATGCAAATGTCTTTAATCGGCGGTGTGGTAGCAGGTGTTTCTGCGTTCATAAGCGTTTGGATTCTAATGAGATGGTTCAAAACGAAAGAAATCAACGCAATGCGTCCATTTGCCTACTATTGCTGGGCTGTCGGCATCTTGGTTTTAGTTAGCAGGCTAATCTAA
- a CDS encoding GGDEF domain-containing protein — protein sequence MAAYIGDIAEVAPCISQSALSKTADQIFSKDRRVQGIVMVNNEVPISLITRARFYEKMGTLYGYNLYMGRSIELIVEKEPLIVDYFQPITEVSKFAMERAEEARYDDVIVTKGNKFVGIVSIQRLLMKLVEVQVEFASLLNPLTRLPGNHSIEDQLKEVLQLEKFSVLYFDLDHFKSYNDTYGFKKGDDLLQSTAELLKRTLLPKGIFLGHIGGDDFIAILPHYDFITICHHLIKEFDQMRKGFYYDSHLSKQYVIAENRQGVKEKIALVSLSIAIVTNQNQSFDNVGELAEYAAVVKKRCKTVSGSCCFINNEST from the coding sequence ATGGCAGCTTATATCGGAGATATTGCAGAGGTGGCCCCCTGTATATCCCAATCTGCACTGAGTAAGACAGCAGATCAGATATTTAGTAAGGATAGAAGAGTACAAGGAATTGTGATGGTAAATAATGAAGTGCCCATTTCTCTCATAACAAGAGCGCGATTCTATGAAAAAATGGGCACCTTATATGGCTATAATCTTTATATGGGAAGATCGATCGAGTTAATAGTGGAAAAAGAACCACTCATTGTGGATTATTTTCAGCCGATTACAGAAGTAAGTAAATTTGCCATGGAGAGAGCTGAAGAGGCCCGCTACGATGATGTCATTGTAACGAAAGGCAATAAGTTTGTTGGCATTGTTAGTATCCAGCGTCTGCTAATGAAATTAGTGGAAGTCCAAGTAGAATTTGCGAGCCTTCTTAATCCATTGACCCGATTGCCGGGAAACCACAGTATTGAGGATCAATTAAAGGAAGTTTTGCAACTAGAAAAGTTCAGTGTCTTATATTTTGATTTAGACCATTTTAAGTCCTATAACGATACATACGGTTTTAAAAAGGGAGATGACCTCCTTCAATCTACTGCAGAGCTTCTTAAAAGAACATTATTACCCAAAGGGATTTTTTTAGGACATATTGGCGGTGACGATTTTATTGCGATTCTGCCTCATTATGATTTTATAACCATTTGCCATCACCTGATAAAGGAATTCGACCAGATGAGGAAAGGTTTCTATTATGACAGCCACTTGTCAAAGCAATATGTCATAGCAGAAAATCGACAAGGTGTGAAAGAAAAGATTGCCCTTGTTTCATTGTCTATTGCCATTGTGACTAATCAGAATCAATCATTTGATAATGTGGGAGAACTGGCTGAATATGCAGCCGTCGTAAAAAAAAGATGTAAAACGGTTAGCGGAAGTTGTTGCTTCATCAATAATGAAAGTACATAA
- the pruA gene encoding L-glutamate gamma-semialdehyde dehydrogenase, translated as MITEAKSPIKPYKHEPFTDFSIEENKQAFEEALSLVNSQLGQEYPLIIGSERITTVEKTISVNPSNKTEIIGNVSKADKDLAEKAMQVALSTFESWKKHDPEERANILFRAAAILRRRKHEFSGYLVKEAGKPWKEADADTAEAIDFLEFYARQMMQLKDGVPVNSREGESNKFNYIPLGVGIIISPFNFPLAIMAGTVTAAIVAGNTVLLKPSDNTPVVAAKFVEIMEEAGLPQGVLNYVPGEGSEIGDYLVDHPKTRFISFTGSREVGCRIYERAAKVHPGQLWLKRVIAEMGGKDTVVVDKDVDLDLAASSIVYSAFGFSGQKCSAGSRAVVHQDVYDEVLEKAVALTKTLSLGSPEDANTYMGPVISQVSYNKIMKYIEIGKEEGKLMTGGDGDDSKGYFIQPTIFADVDERARLMQEEIFGPVLAFCKARDFDHMMEIANNTDYGLTGALITNNPEHIERAKEEFHVGNLYFNRGCTGAIVGYQPFGGFNMSGTDSKAGGPDYLILHMQAKTTSQTF; from the coding sequence ATGATCACTGAAGCTAAAAGTCCAATTAAACCGTACAAACATGAACCATTTACAGATTTTTCGATAGAAGAAAATAAACAAGCATTTGAAGAAGCCCTGAGTTTAGTTAATTCTCAATTAGGTCAAGAATATCCGTTAATTATTGGTTCAGAGCGCATTACAACGGTTGAAAAGACGATCTCGGTTAACCCAAGTAATAAGACAGAAATCATTGGGAATGTTTCGAAAGCTGATAAAGATCTAGCTGAAAAAGCAATGCAAGTTGCTCTTTCAACATTTGAATCGTGGAAAAAGCATGATCCGGAAGAACGTGCGAATATTTTATTCCGGGCAGCTGCGATCCTTCGCCGCCGTAAGCATGAATTCTCAGGCTATCTTGTAAAAGAAGCAGGAAAACCTTGGAAAGAAGCGGATGCGGATACAGCAGAAGCCATTGACTTTCTTGAATTCTATGCCCGTCAGATGATGCAATTAAAAGATGGGGTACCAGTAAACAGCCGTGAGGGAGAAAGTAACAAGTTCAATTATATCCCGCTTGGCGTAGGAATCATCATTTCACCGTTTAACTTCCCATTGGCGATCATGGCAGGAACCGTGACTGCAGCAATCGTTGCAGGAAATACAGTCCTTCTTAAACCATCTGATAATACACCGGTCGTCGCTGCCAAATTCGTAGAAATCATGGAAGAAGCAGGACTTCCTCAAGGGGTACTGAACTATGTTCCGGGAGAAGGTTCGGAAATAGGGGATTACCTTGTGGATCATCCGAAAACACGCTTCATTTCCTTTACAGGTTCCAGGGAAGTGGGCTGCCGTATATATGAACGAGCGGCAAAAGTGCATCCAGGTCAACTTTGGTTAAAGCGTGTTATTGCCGAAATGGGAGGAAAAGATACCGTCGTTGTTGATAAAGACGTGGATTTGGATTTAGCGGCATCCTCTATTGTTTACTCTGCTTTTGGATTTTCTGGACAAAAGTGTTCAGCTGGTTCCCGTGCTGTTGTACATCAAGATGTTTACGATGAAGTACTTGAAAAAGCAGTGGCATTAACAAAGACATTAAGTTTAGGAAGCCCGGAAGACGCAAATACCTATATGGGGCCGGTGATCAGTCAAGTTTCTTACAATAAAATCATGAAATATATTGAAATTGGCAAAGAGGAAGGTAAATTGATGACGGGTGGAGATGGCGACGATTCCAAAGGGTACTTCATTCAACCAACCATTTTTGCTGATGTAGATGAACGTGCGCGTCTTATGCAAGAAGAAATCTTTGGGCCTGTTCTCGCTTTTTGCAAGGCTCGGGATTTTGACCATATGATGGAAATCGCAAACAATACCGATTACGGACTAACTGGAGCTCTCATTACTAATAATCCTGAACATATCGAGCGGGCAAAAGAAGAATTTCATGTCGGAAATCTTTATTTCAACCGCGGCTGTACGGGAGCAATTGTTGGTTACCAGCCATTTGGCGGATTTAATATGTCAGGAACGGACTCAAAAGCAGGAGGACCAGACTACCTGATCTTGCACATGCAAGCAAAAACAACTAGCCAAACATTTTAA
- a CDS encoding sigma-54 interaction domain-containing protein yields the protein MFKSEQVHIDDSFILIESSTTLMETKNRLQQFHYVVVTVKKTHYTIMNSELDIFAAYTDSQPIGPFLEELRWIPSTVSVRSEVPESNADWRRPVLIQNDDRKAFAGILTAMEWIRYLQAKESKVTAYFHALAETVNDAVTAVDQEGKVICWNTTAEETYGIHREKILGRKIGEYFQDEDIVLHRILNEGFPVRQAYHRPDSNTHVLINASPIIQQNKIIGGVATEQDITRIVRLNEELYSSLPQHVHQEEPFSSIIGVNPELQQVLKMAQKATSADIPVLLTGESGSGKAMLAQAIHYGGSKKNHPFLTVNCLSIPPGLLETELFGYQRNSFTDEGQVGQAGKLEQANGGTLFIIDIDRMPLDIQVKLSNYLENQSFHRIGGNERVQAQTRIIASASPRIEELVQEGNFDKDLYYQLAVIKMDIPPLRDRLEDIVELVQKFMREFTVKYKKSIPTMDPEVMTALMNYHWPGNVRELRNVIERFILLNDGDLITLEQLPRGIVHTNQPVKSVGKAIYAKPQVNNAEESPKEESFAIEDALRKTYGNKSAAAKLLGISRGTLYNKIKEYGLD from the coding sequence ATGTTTAAATCTGAACAAGTCCATATAGATGACTCCTTTATTTTGATCGAGTCTTCTACAACTTTAATGGAAACGAAAAACAGGCTCCAACAATTCCATTATGTTGTTGTTACTGTCAAGAAAACGCACTATACCATAATGAATAGTGAATTAGATATTTTTGCAGCCTACACGGACTCTCAGCCCATAGGTCCTTTTCTTGAGGAACTTCGATGGATTCCTTCAACAGTCTCGGTACGATCCGAAGTTCCTGAATCCAATGCAGATTGGCGACGGCCCGTTCTGATCCAAAACGATGATAGAAAGGCATTCGCTGGTATATTAACTGCTATGGAATGGATTCGATACCTTCAAGCCAAAGAATCGAAAGTAACCGCTTACTTTCATGCGTTGGCGGAAACAGTAAATGATGCTGTAACAGCTGTGGATCAGGAAGGTAAGGTCATTTGTTGGAACACTACAGCAGAAGAAACCTATGGAATCCATCGCGAAAAAATTCTTGGACGGAAAATCGGAGAATATTTTCAGGACGAAGATATTGTATTACACCGCATCTTAAATGAAGGGTTCCCTGTTCGCCAAGCATACCATCGGCCTGACAGCAATACTCACGTTTTAATAAACGCCTCTCCTATTATTCAACAGAATAAGATTATTGGGGGCGTGGCAACAGAGCAAGATATTACTCGGATTGTCCGTCTCAATGAAGAATTGTATTCATCATTGCCACAGCATGTCCATCAAGAAGAGCCATTTTCCTCCATCATCGGGGTGAATCCTGAGCTCCAACAAGTGCTAAAAATGGCGCAAAAAGCAACCTCAGCTGACATTCCTGTTCTCTTGACAGGTGAATCTGGTTCAGGAAAAGCGATGCTCGCACAGGCGATCCATTATGGTGGTTCCAAAAAGAATCATCCATTTTTAACCGTAAATTGCTTATCTATTCCTCCTGGACTTTTAGAAACAGAATTGTTTGGCTATCAAAGAAATTCTTTTACAGATGAGGGACAAGTTGGTCAAGCCGGCAAACTAGAACAGGCAAATGGAGGAACATTGTTCATTATCGATATAGATCGCATGCCGCTTGACATTCAAGTAAAACTTTCAAACTATTTGGAAAATCAATCTTTCCATCGTATTGGTGGAAATGAGCGTGTTCAAGCCCAAACACGTATTATTGCCTCTGCTTCACCTAGAATCGAGGAACTAGTACAAGAAGGGAATTTTGATAAAGATCTTTATTATCAATTGGCCGTGATAAAAATGGATATTCCTCCATTACGTGATCGCTTGGAGGATATTGTAGAATTAGTTCAAAAATTCATGCGTGAATTTACTGTAAAATACAAGAAATCCATTCCAACGATGGATCCTGAAGTTATGACGGCATTAATGAACTACCATTGGCCTGGAAATGTGCGAGAACTTCGAAATGTAATAGAACGTTTTATTCTGCTCAATGACGGAGATCTGATTACCTTGGAACAGTTGCCGCGAGGGATCGTTCATACAAATCAGCCTGTCAAATCTGTTGGTAAAGCCATCTATGCCAAGCCGCAAGTCAATAATGCAGAGGAGTCACCAAAAGAGGAGTCTTTTGCGATTGAAGATGCTTTACGAAAAACATATGGAAACAAAAGTGCTGCAGCCAAATTGCTCGGCATCTCAAGAGGAACTTTATACAATAAAATTAAAGAATATGGTCTAGATTAA
- a CDS encoding amino acid permease: MSHQQTELKKDLKIRHITMISLGGIIGAGLFVGSGSLINSAGPASIFSYVFAGLLVVLVMRMLGEMSIVNPTSGSFSTYAREAMGPWAGYTIGWLYWFFWVIVIAVEAIGGSNIIQYWFPSWPSWSVSLALTLLLTLTNLYSVKSYGEFEYWFSLIKVVSIVLFLALGGAIIFGLIPHVHSPGTSNILHRGGFMPHGFSSIFVGIALVMFSFMGSEIVAIAAGETSHPEKAITVATNSVIYRILIFYLGSILVLVTVLPWNSTTLLKNPFVSVLNVLNIPAAGQIMNFIVLTAVLSCLNSGLYTSSRMLFAMAQNGDAPRAFSKVNKRGVPVYAILGCTVVSFISVIFNYLSPDKIFLFLVNASGGVALLVYLVIAFSQLRLRRKYEKEKPEALKIKMWLFPYLTYATILVIAVVLIMQAFIDSLRSQFYLTALIAVCVVGSYFVFKNKRSTNTLPDKQVV; encoded by the coding sequence ATGAGTCATCAGCAAACGGAGTTAAAGAAAGACTTGAAAATTCGGCATATTACCATGATTTCTCTGGGAGGAATCATTGGAGCTGGATTATTTGTCGGAAGCGGCTCCCTCATTAACTCAGCAGGACCTGCATCTATTTTTTCTTATGTATTCGCTGGGCTGTTAGTTGTTTTGGTTATGCGCATGTTGGGAGAAATGTCTATTGTCAATCCAACGAGCGGTTCTTTCTCTACGTATGCCCGAGAAGCCATGGGACCGTGGGCAGGCTATACAATCGGTTGGTTATACTGGTTTTTTTGGGTAATCGTTATTGCGGTTGAAGCGATTGGGGGTTCCAATATCATTCAATACTGGTTTCCTTCCTGGCCTTCCTGGTCTGTCAGTCTCGCCCTCACATTGTTATTAACGCTGACTAACTTGTATTCGGTTAAATCATATGGTGAGTTCGAGTATTGGTTTTCATTGATCAAAGTTGTAAGTATTGTCTTATTTTTGGCTCTTGGGGGGGCTATTATCTTCGGCCTTATACCACATGTTCATTCGCCAGGGACATCTAATATTCTCCATAGAGGAGGATTCATGCCTCATGGATTCAGCTCGATCTTTGTGGGGATTGCGCTTGTCATGTTTTCTTTTATGGGAAGTGAAATTGTCGCCATCGCCGCTGGAGAAACATCACACCCTGAAAAAGCCATTACGGTTGCGACCAACAGTGTTATTTATCGAATTCTTATTTTTTATCTGGGTTCCATTTTAGTTCTGGTAACTGTTCTTCCATGGAATTCTACAACTCTATTAAAAAATCCGTTTGTTTCCGTTCTTAATGTTCTAAATATACCGGCTGCAGGTCAAATCATGAACTTTATCGTTTTGACAGCCGTGCTTTCTTGCTTGAATTCAGGTCTATATACAAGTTCTCGTATGTTGTTTGCCATGGCACAAAATGGGGATGCTCCTCGCGCATTTTCAAAGGTAAACAAAAGAGGAGTACCAGTTTATGCGATCTTGGGATGTACGGTAGTGTCCTTTATTAGCGTCATTTTTAATTATCTGTCTCCTGACAAAATCTTTCTCTTCTTGGTCAATGCTTCCGGGGGAGTAGCCTTGCTTGTTTATCTGGTCATTGCATTTTCACAGCTGCGCTTAAGAAGAAAATATGAAAAAGAAAAACCTGAAGCACTCAAAATCAAAATGTGGTTATTCCCTTATTTGACATATGCAACTATTTTGGTTATTGCCGTCGTTTTGATCATGCAGGCATTTATTGATTCCCTTCGTTCCCAATTCTACTTAACAGCATTGATTGCTGTCTGTGTTGTCGGTTCATATTTTGTCTTCAAGAATAAACGATCAACGAATACACTACCAGACAAACAAGTAGTTTAG
- a CDS encoding S53 family peptidase: protein MIRKKLLVPAVASLLSLTLCMSGGTSFAAGPSKVRLSRAVPMAPKHNKLVGHTGRSTRATLTVALQLRNVDQLNQYIDSLNDPASPNYKHYLTPQEFNDQYGPTEETLNNVKSFLASKGFRVKNVSANRAFITVNGTTGQVEDAFGVTINNYRDSKGETFYSNAEAPSIPVQFSGIISDIEGLNNEAHYTHPKIIKRSTPVAHTVKANAVSGPAGGYTPSQIKGAYDINPLASSGFTGSGQSVAVVELDGYKSSNISTFSNYYNLGSPAPANVYVDGYNGAAGEGEPEVELDIEMINAAAPKAQVAVYEAPNSDQGLIDAYQKIASDDKAKAISVSWGVGENHISISTLNILHTIFQQYAAQGQSIFAASGDNGAYDSGGSTLEVDSPSNDPYVTGVGGTHLNLSSSSYGSESVWSSNTDRSGGGGGLSTVYAMPAFQSGLGVQNGYSNGKRQVPDVSANADPNSGYSIYTQGSWVEVGGTSAAAPLWAGIAAINNQYAAANGKSSLGQANPALYKAFNTAQPYPAFHDITSGNNLFYSATAGYDMATGIGTPDVYNLIRDINGSSSSAGSGTGTSTGATSTTSTTSTTSTTSGTTTSTSGGTTSGSGTTTGTPTSGTSGTMTELIKNGGFENGQLPWVEASSGGYQLIESVLPHLGGSSAFLNGYNRSTDLIYQTVAIPATAKSATLTFWTNVSTREFRHAYDYFYALVRNSKGATLTTMLKLSDATASGWQQHSFNLINFKGQTIQIAFKGTNDISNPTAFFVDDVSLQVQ, encoded by the coding sequence ATGATAAGAAAAAAACTATTAGTACCCGCTGTTGCTTCATTGTTAAGTTTGACGTTATGTATGTCGGGTGGTACAAGTTTTGCAGCAGGTCCCAGCAAAGTTCGACTTTCCAGGGCAGTTCCAATGGCTCCTAAGCATAACAAGCTAGTGGGCCACACAGGCCGCAGTACGAGAGCGACTTTAACAGTTGCCCTTCAGTTAAGAAATGTGGATCAACTGAACCAATATATTGATAGTTTGAATGATCCTGCTTCTCCTAATTACAAACACTATTTGACGCCACAGGAATTTAATGATCAATATGGCCCGACAGAAGAAACGCTGAACAATGTTAAAAGTTTTTTAGCAAGCAAAGGCTTTAGAGTAAAGAATGTGTCAGCCAATCGTGCATTTATTACGGTCAACGGTACAACGGGACAAGTGGAAGATGCATTTGGTGTCACCATCAATAATTATAGAGATTCAAAAGGGGAAACCTTTTATTCCAATGCAGAGGCGCCCAGCATCCCTGTTCAATTTTCAGGAATCATTTCAGATATTGAAGGGCTGAATAACGAAGCCCATTATACACATCCGAAAATCATCAAACGTTCAACTCCTGTTGCCCATACGGTTAAAGCGAATGCGGTCAGCGGGCCAGCGGGCGGCTATACACCATCACAAATAAAAGGGGCATACGACATCAACCCGCTGGCGAGTTCCGGTTTTACTGGTTCAGGTCAGAGCGTTGCTGTTGTGGAGCTGGATGGATATAAATCATCTAATATCAGCACTTTTAGCAATTATTATAACCTTGGAAGTCCTGCACCTGCCAATGTATATGTCGACGGTTACAACGGTGCTGCCGGTGAAGGGGAACCGGAAGTAGAATTGGACATTGAAATGATCAATGCCGCTGCGCCAAAAGCTCAAGTGGCTGTATATGAGGCGCCAAATTCCGATCAAGGGTTAATCGATGCTTATCAAAAAATCGCCTCTGATGATAAAGCTAAAGCTATTTCTGTCAGCTGGGGGGTAGGCGAGAATCATATTTCGATTTCAACGCTGAATATCCTGCATACGATTTTTCAACAATATGCTGCACAAGGACAAAGTATTTTTGCGGCGTCTGGTGACAATGGAGCCTATGATTCCGGCGGTTCAACTTTAGAGGTGGACAGCCCTTCAAATGATCCATATGTGACAGGCGTTGGGGGAACACATTTGAATCTCAGCAGCTCCTCATACGGTTCTGAATCGGTTTGGAGCAGTAACACGGATCGATCGGGCGGCGGCGGCGGCTTGTCCACCGTCTATGCAATGCCAGCGTTCCAGTCAGGGCTTGGTGTGCAAAATGGTTATTCGAATGGAAAACGTCAGGTTCCGGATGTCTCAGCAAACGCTGACCCGAATTCAGGATATTCCATCTATACCCAAGGTTCATGGGTTGAGGTGGGAGGAACATCGGCAGCCGCGCCTTTATGGGCCGGAATCGCGGCCATTAATAATCAATATGCAGCGGCAAATGGAAAGAGCAGCCTAGGTCAGGCAAACCCGGCTCTATATAAAGCTTTTAATACGGCACAGCCTTACCCGGCATTTCATGACATTACTTCCGGGAATAACTTGTTCTACTCGGCAACAGCAGGCTATGACATGGCCACAGGGATCGGAACGCCTGATGTCTATAATTTAATTCGTGATATTAACGGATCCTCTAGCAGCGCGGGCAGTGGCACTGGGACGAGTACAGGTGCAACAAGTACAACAAGTACAACAAGTACAACAAGTACAACTTCGGGTACAACCACTAGTACAAGCGGAGGCACTACTTCCGGATCAGGTACAACAACGGGTACACCTACAAGCGGCACCAGCGGTACGATGACAGAGTTAATTAAAAACGGCGGCTTTGAAAACGGCCAGCTGCCATGGGTAGAAGCGAGCTCAGGCGGCTATCAATTAATTGAGTCCGTTCTACCGCATTTAGGCGGTTCATCAGCATTTTTAAATGGCTATAACAGAAGTACTGATCTCATTTATCAAACTGTTGCAATTCCAGCTACTGCAAAAAGTGCTACCCTTACTTTTTGGACCAATGTATCAACGAGAGAATTCCGCCATGCTTATGATTATTTCTATGCACTGGTAAGAAATTCTAAGGGTGCGACTTTAACCACTATGTTGAAATTAAGCGATGCAACAGCATCCGGCTGGCAGCAGCACAGCTTCAACCTAATAAATTTCAAAGGACAAACCATTCAAATTGCTTTTAAAGGAACAAATGATATCAGCAATCCGACTGCATTCTTTGTCGATGATGTGAGCTTACAAGTTCAATAA